One window of the Halobacillus litoralis genome contains the following:
- the spoIIID gene encoding sporulation transcriptional regulator SpoIIID — MHDYIKERTIKIGEHIIETKKTVRVIAKEFGVSKSTVHKDLTERLPEVNPELAKEVKKILDHHKEIRHLRGGEATRRKYKSQFLDDQPVQPLL; from the coding sequence GTGCATGATTACATCAAAGAGAGGACCATCAAGATTGGGGAACACATTATTGAAACGAAAAAAACGGTGAGAGTGATCGCCAAGGAATTTGGCGTTTCAAAGAGTACGGTCCATAAAGACTTGACAGAAAGACTTCCTGAAGTGAATCCTGAGTTAGCTAAGGAAGTAAAGAAAATTCTCGATCACCATAAAGAAATACGTCATTTGCGCGGTGGAGAAGCGACACGCAGAAAGTACAAGTCACAATTCCTGGATGATCAACCAGTCCAGCCCCTTTTATAA
- a CDS encoding rod shape-determining protein — translation MFARDIGIDLGTANVLIHVKGKGIVLNEPSVVAMDRNTGKVLEVGEEARRMVGRTPGNIEAIRPLKDGVIADFDVTEAMLKHFIQKTNVRGFLSKPRMLICCPTNITKVEQKAIKEAAEKSGGKKVYLEEEPKVAAIGAGMDIFQPSGNMVVDIGGGTTDVAVLSMGDIVTASSIKMAGDKFDHEILQYIKKEYKLLIGERTAEDIKISVATVFPGSRNEEIEIRGRDMVSGLPRTISVNSNEIEKSLRESVQVIIQAAKQVLERTPPELSADIIDRGVIMTGGGALLHGIDQLLAEELKVPVLVAEAPMDCVATGTGIMLENIDKRISTKF, via the coding sequence ATGTTTGCGAGAGATATAGGAATTGACCTTGGTACAGCCAATGTGCTCATCCATGTGAAAGGTAAAGGAATAGTATTGAATGAACCATCAGTGGTGGCTATGGACCGTAATACAGGTAAAGTACTTGAGGTGGGGGAAGAGGCTCGTCGAATGGTGGGACGTACGCCAGGAAACATTGAAGCTATCCGCCCGCTGAAGGATGGTGTCATTGCTGATTTTGATGTGACAGAAGCGATGCTTAAGCATTTCATTCAAAAAACTAATGTGCGGGGCTTTTTATCCAAACCGCGCATGTTGATCTGCTGCCCGACGAATATCACCAAAGTGGAGCAGAAAGCTATCAAAGAAGCGGCAGAAAAATCAGGCGGTAAAAAAGTATATCTAGAAGAGGAGCCCAAGGTGGCAGCGATCGGCGCCGGAATGGATATCTTCCAACCGAGTGGAAATATGGTTGTAGATATCGGTGGTGGCACGACAGATGTCGCTGTACTATCCATGGGTGATATTGTCACGGCTTCTTCTATCAAAATGGCCGGAGATAAGTTTGATCATGAAATTCTTCAATACATTAAGAAAGAATACAAGCTTCTCATAGGGGAACGTACGGCAGAAGATATTAAAATAAGTGTAGCAACTGTATTTCCAGGTTCGAGGAATGAGGAAATCGAAATCCGCGGGCGTGACATGGTGTCAGGATTGCCACGTACGATTTCCGTTAATTCTAATGAAATAGAAAAATCACTGCGTGAATCTGTTCAAGTGATCATTCAAGCTGCTAAACAAGTGCTGGAGCGCACTCCACCTGAATTATCTGCAGACATCATCGACCGTGGAGTGATTATGACAGGCGGCGGTGCACTTCTCCATGGCATCGACCAGCTGCTTGCAGAAGAATTGAAGGTTCCTGTCCTTGTTGCAGAAGCGCCGATGGACTGCGTAGCTACAGGTACAGGCATCATGCTTGAAAATATCGATAAGCGTATTTCTACGAAGTTCTAA
- a CDS encoding flagellar hook-basal body protein: protein MLRGFYTAASGMMANQRMQETLSNNMSNANTPGYKADQGTMRAFPELLIEQMGSESIPVSRGLNVPVRGHVGSLNTGVYMQEAIPSFAQGDIRETGVGTDFALIQGTVPDESGSIFFNVQNEAGEERYTRNGNFTVDGEGFLTTNQGYYVLDDTGNPINTGGMEFDLSSNGTLEVDGQEIPLGLSYSPEAGSMVKEGNDLFQAAENGEPVENARENEAVEFNVRQNFLEQSNVDANRTMTEMMNTYRSFEMNQRVLKAYDQSMQKTVTEIGRIR from the coding sequence TTGTTAAGAGGATTTTACACAGCTGCCTCAGGTATGATGGCGAATCAACGCATGCAGGAAACATTGTCGAACAACATGTCGAATGCCAATACTCCAGGATATAAAGCGGATCAAGGAACGATGAGAGCATTTCCAGAGCTTTTGATTGAGCAAATGGGAAGCGAATCGATTCCTGTGTCACGAGGGTTGAATGTACCTGTACGCGGCCATGTAGGGTCCCTTAACACAGGTGTATATATGCAAGAAGCCATTCCCTCCTTTGCCCAGGGAGACATAAGGGAAACAGGGGTTGGCACAGATTTCGCCCTTATCCAGGGAACAGTTCCTGATGAATCAGGCTCAATCTTTTTTAATGTACAAAACGAAGCGGGAGAAGAAAGATATACTCGAAATGGAAACTTCACTGTGGATGGAGAAGGGTTCTTAACAACGAATCAAGGATATTATGTGCTTGATGATACAGGGAATCCGATCAACACTGGCGGTATGGAGTTCGATCTTTCTTCAAATGGTACCTTGGAGGTTGATGGACAGGAAATCCCCCTTGGACTTTCTTACAGCCCGGAGGCCGGGAGTATGGTGAAAGAAGGAAATGACTTGTTCCAAGCGGCAGAAAATGGGGAACCGGTCGAGAATGCAAGAGAAAATGAAGCTGTAGAATTCAATGTACGGCAAAATTTCCTTGAGCAGTCGAATGTGGATGCTAATAGAACGATGACGGAAATGATGAATACATATCGCTCGTTCGAAATGAATCAACGGGTGTTAAAAGCGTATGACCAGAGCATGCAGAAAACAGTGACAGAAATCGGTAGAATACGTTAA
- a CDS encoding flagellar hook-basal body protein produces the protein MNRSMIQSAVTMGQLQSKLDLIGNNLSNSETTGYKSRSADFSSLLFQQIDNQSHEHAQVGRTTPEGVRIGAGARLGHTNLDYRQGSLQNTGRDLDVALLGDNHLFQLRVETETGPETQFTRAGNFYLNPIDNGQVLLTNSNGHPVIGEDGENIVLEEGFQGISIDQDGSILVKRGDGQAVEGELSVTEAVRPRMLEAIGDNRFRIPDGINPDGIMEDLPRGDIEMKNKTLEASNVDVSKQMTDMLMAQRAYQFNAKSISTGDQMMGLVNQLRS, from the coding sequence ATTAATCGTTCGATGATCCAATCAGCAGTCACAATGGGGCAGCTGCAAAGCAAGTTGGATTTGATAGGGAATAACTTGTCTAATAGTGAGACCACGGGCTATAAAAGTCGAAGCGCTGACTTTTCTTCGTTACTTTTTCAACAAATCGATAATCAATCACATGAGCATGCTCAGGTTGGACGTACAACCCCTGAAGGTGTCAGAATAGGGGCAGGTGCTAGACTTGGACATACGAACCTCGATTATAGACAAGGGAGCCTGCAAAATACAGGGAGAGACCTGGATGTTGCCCTTTTAGGGGATAATCATTTATTTCAGCTCCGTGTTGAGACAGAAACCGGGCCAGAGACACAATTTACGAGAGCTGGTAACTTTTATTTGAATCCGATCGACAACGGACAAGTCCTGCTCACAAACTCTAATGGACATCCGGTAATCGGAGAAGATGGAGAGAATATTGTCTTAGAAGAAGGGTTCCAAGGGATTTCTATCGATCAAGATGGTTCCATTCTAGTGAAACGCGGAGATGGACAGGCGGTAGAAGGGGAACTTAGCGTGACAGAAGCAGTCCGTCCTCGTATGCTTGAAGCGATAGGAGATAACCGCTTCCGTATTCCGGATGGTATAAACCCGGATGGAATCATGGAAGACCTGCCCCGTGGTGATATTGAAATGAAAAACAAGACACTCGAGGCATCCAATGTGGATGTATCGAAACAAATGACAGATATGTTGATGGCACAGCGAGCTTACCAATTCAATGCGAAATCCATATCGACAGGTGATCAGATGATGGGGCTTGTTAATCAACTGAGATCATAA
- a CDS encoding DNA-directed RNA polymerase subunit beta, which produces MATNPNSKGKKLNKEQEREKKRKALDEATKQNTAKKESSKKQKSVKEEKASKKGRRRVLPIWLRIILVLLFSAVALVLGLMVGYGVIGEGNPTDALEMDTWKHIWNFVTKTE; this is translated from the coding sequence ATGGCAACAAATCCTAATTCAAAAGGGAAAAAGCTTAATAAAGAGCAGGAAAGAGAAAAAAAGCGTAAAGCCCTAGATGAAGCAACGAAACAGAATACAGCGAAGAAAGAATCGTCCAAGAAGCAAAAATCTGTGAAGGAAGAAAAAGCTTCAAAGAAAGGACGCCGCCGCGTTCTGCCTATTTGGCTGCGTATCATCCTTGTCCTGCTCTTCAGTGCAGTCGCTTTAGTGTTAGGATTGATGGTCGGTTACGGTGTGATCGGTGAAGGAAACCCAACGGATGCGCTGGAAATGGATACGTGGAAACATATTTGGAATTTTGTAACGAAAACGGAATAG
- a CDS encoding FAD-dependent oxidoreductase — translation MKTEVFIAGGGVGGLTLAVKLARRGVHVVIAEQLSKESNAYKGELIQPKTLAILERLGVLDHIEENGHPIDQLRFQEVHRNHGELPQEINLTELNYSRVASNYDHALMVPHEKTKEILRNKGKSYEEYFHYLPGTRFLGFENGMAKVKRKKETFHIQAQVYIGAEGRSSPTRDAMNVQVERKDYNHHFLTVTIPRPEDFTKGKIITTTSCFLGLFPLPDNEVRTVFLIKAGEYKTIKEKGLEYLYQAYSELEPELSAGVRSIKDWKKVQLMIPYTYHVDRYYTGSLAIIGDAAHTVHPMAGEGMNLAIQDADVLGELLAWCKEENKRYIDHLHYYEDVRRPRVSFLLTLSHLSALVYSFQYEWWRKFRMLAVQRIYDDDQLHVKQMLNISGLGRWDFNLLDRAIQGSMLPARKKKVSDRKQQQYLFSEAEDYPWKRNEKGMIT, via the coding sequence TTGAAAACAGAGGTATTCATTGCTGGTGGAGGAGTAGGAGGTCTGACGCTGGCGGTGAAATTAGCGAGACGGGGTGTCCACGTCGTCATTGCAGAACAGTTATCTAAGGAATCCAACGCTTATAAAGGAGAGCTTATTCAACCGAAAACATTAGCCATCCTTGAGCGTCTGGGAGTGTTAGACCATATTGAAGAAAACGGACATCCTATCGATCAATTGAGGTTCCAGGAGGTGCATCGCAATCATGGAGAACTGCCTCAGGAAATCAATCTTACTGAACTGAATTATAGCAGGGTCGCAAGTAATTACGATCATGCGTTGATGGTGCCCCATGAGAAGACTAAAGAGATCCTCAGGAATAAAGGAAAGTCATATGAAGAGTATTTTCATTATCTACCCGGAACGAGATTTTTAGGATTTGAAAATGGCATGGCAAAAGTGAAGCGGAAAAAGGAAACATTCCATATCCAGGCTCAGGTGTACATAGGGGCGGAAGGACGAAGTTCGCCTACACGTGATGCCATGAATGTCCAAGTGGAACGGAAAGATTATAACCACCATTTTCTGACCGTGACGATACCCAGACCAGAAGATTTTACAAAAGGTAAAATCATTACGACTACCAGTTGTTTTCTCGGCTTATTCCCTTTACCTGATAATGAAGTGAGGACTGTTTTCCTCATTAAGGCAGGAGAGTACAAGACGATCAAGGAGAAGGGCTTGGAGTATCTTTATCAAGCCTATAGTGAACTGGAACCGGAACTGTCCGCAGGGGTGAGAAGTATTAAGGACTGGAAAAAAGTCCAGTTGATGATTCCTTACACTTATCATGTAGATCGTTATTATACAGGCAGTTTGGCTATTATCGGAGATGCGGCTCACACTGTTCATCCGATGGCTGGTGAGGGGATGAACTTGGCGATCCAGGATGCAGATGTGCTTGGAGAACTATTGGCATGGTGCAAGGAAGAAAATAAGCGCTATATCGACCATCTTCATTATTATGAAGATGTCAGAAGACCTCGTGTCTCCTTTTTACTGACCTTGAGTCACTTGTCCGCTCTTGTATATTCCTTTCAATATGAATGGTGGCGCAAGTTCAGAATGCTTGCAGTGCAGCGAATTTATGACGATGATCAGCTTCATGTCAAACAAATGCTGAATATATCCGGACTTGGGAGATGGGATTTCAATTTGCTGGATCGAGCGATACAGGGAAGTATGCTTCCGGCGAGAAAGAAAAAGGTATCGGATCGTAAACAGCAACAATACCTATTCTCAGAAGCTGAAGATTATCCCTGGAAAAGGAATGAGAAAGGAATGATTACATGA
- a CDS encoding class I SAM-dependent methyltransferase has product MNEWINVMQARKWMKKNESFLPSWHAYVGSELGLFDEFESARTVEAISEKTGYPHDLLASWVKVGVAVKHLKKRPNDRYRTSKRRCASLMGNDASPGVKALLKEMMELHFPTMLQYPVIMKSQERAEFNHDLHGEVVAETSALLEHFAIKKIKKMIRDKKVETIVDLGCGHGGYLRKLAAEFPHVQMTGVDINQKVIDRARELSEEFPNVQFEVGDINEWKPANDEKVDVVLLHNIFHYIHPSSRRGLLNHLHHYVRGQGLLSVITPINETEHGEAFSSAFNSFFVAHSNLFSLPNKNELKEISEHCSYDLFDLDPVIKEGSWYTCWMSPSSPVKEMKHTRMAGSSEQTLATSSFDQSELTRSS; this is encoded by the coding sequence ATGAATGAGTGGATAAACGTCATGCAGGCTAGAAAGTGGATGAAAAAAAATGAGTCATTTCTTCCGAGTTGGCATGCGTATGTCGGGTCAGAATTAGGGTTATTTGATGAATTCGAAAGTGCGCGGACGGTAGAAGCCATCAGTGAGAAAACAGGATACCCTCATGATTTGTTGGCTTCCTGGGTGAAAGTCGGGGTAGCTGTTAAACATTTGAAAAAAAGACCGAATGACCGCTACCGCACGTCTAAAAGAAGATGTGCCAGCCTGATGGGAAATGATGCTTCTCCTGGTGTGAAAGCATTACTGAAAGAGATGATGGAACTGCATTTTCCGACGATGCTGCAATACCCTGTTATCATGAAATCGCAGGAACGTGCGGAGTTCAATCATGACCTTCACGGGGAAGTCGTGGCTGAGACATCAGCTTTGCTGGAACACTTCGCCATTAAAAAAATCAAGAAAATGATTCGGGATAAAAAGGTAGAAACCATCGTCGATCTTGGATGTGGACATGGGGGATACCTGAGGAAGCTGGCTGCGGAGTTTCCACATGTCCAGATGACCGGTGTCGATATCAACCAAAAAGTAATCGACCGTGCGCGAGAGCTATCAGAAGAATTTCCGAACGTTCAATTTGAAGTCGGGGATATCAATGAATGGAAGCCTGCGAATGATGAAAAGGTGGATGTTGTCTTATTGCATAATATTTTTCATTATATTCATCCCTCGTCAAGGAGAGGGTTATTGAATCATCTTCATCACTATGTGAGGGGTCAGGGGCTGCTTTCTGTCATCACTCCTATCAATGAAACAGAACATGGGGAAGCCTTTTCCTCTGCTTTCAACAGTTTTTTTGTAGCTCATTCCAATCTTTTCTCATTACCGAACAAAAACGAACTTAAAGAAATATCTGAGCACTGCAGCTATGACCTTTTTGATTTGGACCCGGTCATAAAAGAAGGATCATGGTACACATGCTGGATGAGTCCTTCCAGCCCGGTCAAAGAAATGAAGCACACGCGAATGGCCGGCAGTTCAGAACAGACTTTGGCAACAAGTTCATTCGACCAGTCTGAGCTTACTCGAAGCTCCTGA
- a CDS encoding lmo0937 family membrane protein produces MLWTILIVLLVLWLLGVIGGIAGNLIHLLLVIALIVLIVRLVQGRGGL; encoded by the coding sequence ATGCTTTGGACCATCTTGATAGTGCTCCTTGTACTTTGGCTGCTCGGTGTAATCGGCGGTATCGCAGGTAATCTGATTCACCTGCTGCTGGTCATTGCTCTTATCGTTCTTATTGTACGTCTTGTACAAGGACGGGGAGGATTATAG
- the fabZ gene encoding 3-hydroxyacyl-ACP dehydratase FabZ, with translation MLDIQAIKEIIPHRYPFLLIDQVEELVEGERAVGYKNVTVNEPFFQGHFPDYPVMPGVLITEALAQMGAVAMLKKEENQGKLAFFTGIDKCRFKRQVKPGDRLKLEVEIVRIKGPMGKGKATASVDGEVACEAEIMFALK, from the coding sequence ATGTTAGACATACAAGCAATCAAAGAAATTATCCCCCACCGTTATCCTTTTCTGTTAATTGATCAAGTCGAAGAACTCGTAGAAGGAGAGCGTGCGGTCGGGTACAAAAATGTAACCGTAAATGAGCCCTTTTTCCAAGGTCACTTCCCGGATTATCCGGTAATGCCTGGAGTGCTGATTACAGAAGCCTTAGCGCAAATGGGTGCAGTAGCCATGTTGAAAAAAGAAGAAAATCAGGGGAAACTCGCTTTCTTTACAGGCATTGATAAGTGTCGCTTCAAACGCCAAGTGAAACCGGGGGACCGTTTGAAACTGGAAGTGGAAATCGTCCGGATCAAAGGCCCGATGGGGAAAGGTAAAGCTACAGCTTCTGTTGATGGAGAAGTTGCTTGTGAAGCGGAAATCATGTTTGCCTTGAAATAA
- a CDS encoding YjfB family protein, with product MDIAALSMAMSTTQLKQQSSLAMMDKVKGDAEEKGNQMVEMLEQSVPHPDLGNRIDVKG from the coding sequence ATGGACATTGCAGCCTTATCAATGGCGATGAGCACCACCCAGTTAAAACAGCAATCCAGCTTGGCAATGATGGACAAAGTTAAGGGTGATGCAGAAGAGAAAGGGAATCAAATGGTGGAGATGCTTGAACAATCCGTTCCTCATCCTGACCTTGGTAACCGTATTGATGTAAAAGGATGA
- a CDS encoding efflux RND transporter periplasmic adaptor subunit, whose translation MKRLSILIVLLIFVTACTQEDASEDVEERITPVEVENIKKEDFVVDRKIVGRATSADSSPVTARTPGELVTLNVSKGDRVEEGETIGVVDPGTGESQVELQQLAVQQAEKQLENARISERQAERGVENAKEQVDLAEQASQSEASQSAQAAQAAQQQYEQAQQLADETKKLVEEGTVPEALYEQAQNRADQAKAQYQQLQGQKGQSSSAAGQAEAQVDQAEQQLEQARVAVDQAELQVEQANVQLSQAQDQASNEAVTAPATGEVSTMNAGEGDFVTNQQPFATVVSLNPMTVTASVTAEQLPLFEKGEEIEVEISSLDQKVTAKVAYVSSVPDDTGLYPVEATVGNDKEKIKPGMMATFLLPENVVEDTLIVPTDSVVEENDDTYVYHVVDEKVVRVDVEVLEGQSDFTAISADLPENAEVITTGQLTLSDGDKVSIMKEEDSDEAR comes from the coding sequence ATGAAACGGTTGTCCATTTTGATAGTGCTGCTCATCTTTGTAACCGCTTGTACACAGGAGGATGCAAGTGAAGATGTCGAGGAACGAATCACTCCTGTAGAGGTAGAGAACATTAAGAAAGAGGACTTTGTTGTCGATCGCAAAATAGTCGGACGTGCTACATCAGCTGATTCGTCACCTGTGACAGCGCGGACCCCAGGTGAACTGGTAACACTGAACGTTTCTAAAGGTGACCGGGTAGAAGAAGGGGAAACGATCGGTGTCGTGGACCCTGGGACAGGGGAGAGCCAGGTGGAACTTCAACAGTTGGCTGTTCAACAAGCAGAAAAACAGTTGGAAAATGCTCGAATTTCTGAACGACAGGCAGAACGGGGAGTTGAGAATGCAAAGGAGCAAGTAGATCTTGCTGAACAAGCTTCCCAGTCAGAAGCAAGTCAATCTGCTCAAGCGGCTCAGGCTGCTCAACAACAATACGAGCAAGCCCAGCAGCTTGCAGATGAAACAAAGAAGTTGGTGGAGGAAGGGACCGTCCCTGAAGCCCTTTATGAACAGGCACAAAATAGAGCAGATCAAGCAAAAGCTCAGTACCAGCAATTGCAAGGGCAAAAAGGCCAATCCTCATCAGCTGCAGGACAAGCTGAGGCACAGGTTGATCAGGCTGAACAGCAGTTGGAGCAGGCACGTGTAGCTGTTGACCAAGCAGAACTGCAGGTCGAACAAGCGAACGTCCAACTAAGCCAGGCACAGGACCAGGCTTCCAATGAGGCTGTTACAGCACCTGCCACAGGAGAAGTCTCTACTATGAACGCTGGCGAAGGAGACTTTGTTACGAACCAGCAGCCTTTTGCCACAGTCGTCAGTTTGAACCCGATGACAGTCACAGCATCTGTCACGGCTGAACAACTGCCTTTGTTTGAAAAAGGAGAAGAAATAGAGGTAGAGATTTCTTCTTTAGATCAGAAAGTGACAGCAAAGGTAGCCTATGTATCGTCCGTGCCGGATGATACTGGTCTGTATCCGGTAGAAGCTACTGTCGGTAATGATAAAGAAAAAATTAAGCCAGGTATGATGGCAACATTCCTGCTGCCGGAAAATGTGGTTGAAGATACGTTGATAGTGCCGACTGACAGCGTTGTAGAGGAAAATGACGACACTTATGTGTACCACGTGGTGGATGAAAAGGTGGTACGTGTGGATGTCGAAGTTTTGGAAGGGCAATCAGATTTCACTGCTATTTCAGCTGATCTCCCGGAAAATGCTGAAGTGATTACGACGGGCCAGTTGACTCTTTCTGATGGAGATAAGGTGAGCATCATGAAGGAGGAAGACTCTGATGAAGCTCGTTAA